From the Juglans microcarpa x Juglans regia isolate MS1-56 chromosome 7D, Jm3101_v1.0, whole genome shotgun sequence genome, the window ACCAAGTTCTTGAAATAAGCATTATCAAAGGCGACAGGGGTAGTGACATCTAAGGGGGCAAGGTTGTCATCTCCACCGGTGCTTGAACAGTTTGATTTTAATGATGTTGCATATGTTGAATCGATGTTTGTCTCGTTATAGATACGTTCCCGGAAAATCAGGCACCTGACTTCGCCTATTGTATGAGCTCCTatttatgaaggaaaaaaaaaaaaagatgagaaaaagatATAAGAATTAATCGATTCAAGTTCCATGAAACTGAGAGAAACTTTGTTATTTGACTCGAAAATTAGTACTGCTTTTAGTGACATAATGCAGATCTCAGCTACTTTGAAAATGGGCAAATGACAGATATGATGCCTGTTGAATGGTTGTTTAAAGTAAGCATCTGTCTCCATCCTAAATGTACTCTGAAATAATTCAGCGCATAGGAAAATTGAATTGTCTATACTTATTAGTGTATAAGCAAATTTTTTTGCTATGTTTTACCTGAGAGAGCTACCATTTCTTTTTCAGTAAATCCTTTATTGGAGAAGCCAGATATAAGGTCACTGAGGTCCATCCCAGGAGAGGGCATTTCACTGTTTGCTGCTTCAAAACCTGCTGTGGTCGAGTCTCTTCTGCCTAATTGAACTGTCCATGAAGGCCCCCCTAACTGGAGAAATAGAGACCATTTGAGATTAGTACACTTAGCAATAAAGATATAACCTTCTTGTATGATTTTCAGTGTGTTACAATAAATAAACTCCACTGATGGTTTTGCTATCATGCTGTGTTATAGATGTAGGAAGCGATGATACTGTTAATCCTTAATAATTCTAATAATTCTTACTCCTCCCTctatgcattttaattttacttactGCAACAACGGAATCACGGGCTGCAACAGCTAGGATATCTGCACAGGAAACAACTCCAGGGCATATACTTTCCACTTGAGACTTCACGGTATCTATTTCTTCATAGCCCCTCAAAGAATTTGCGTTTGGGCCGGCTGTCTTCTCCCCAGTGAAATTTGCGGTGTCATCTAATAGAACAGACGCATCACATCCCTGTTTGAGCCACAAGAAAATTCATCAGCCATAGCTGCAAGTATTTGGACATGCAAGCAAGAATTGCATGTTTTTCATGTAAAGTATCATGGAATATAGTGTGTTGGAGTACTATGTAAGgttgtatgcatgcatatgcatgtgtgtgtgtgtaacttCATCAGACAGTGCATGGCAGATTGCACTTCtgtgtatatgtgtgtgcaAGAAAGGGAGGGGAAAACATAGGGCGCTAGAGAACATGCATTGATAAAACAGTCGTGGAAATGGAGGCGAAGCAAAGAGGCCCCCATGCGATACTCCTTGGAGACTGCATTATTCACTGCAGTTTTAATGGTAGATAGGGCTCTCGGGCATGTCCTTGCATAGTAATTCGAGGATAATTGCCCAAAGGCTCCTCCACCAAACAATAGGAAGAATGCAAAGAAGCAGAACATGTAAGAGTGCAAGTGAAATCCCATGGTTCAAAGAAGCTGAGAGACCACAGAGAAGTTAGAGCTTTTGATTCGTGTTTTGGCCTTGAATGCATGAAGCTGTATTTATAGAGGAACGTTACATAGACTCTCAATTTGCTCATGGTCCTAGGTCAAagatcctttaaaaaaattgaaaaaaataataataataaagagggAAGGAATGTGCGTTACGCCTCCACTAAATATGCAAAAGAaactttgttatattttatccaaacctaccatgcatatatacatgatgatgCATTGGCCTCATGATGGTTATTGAGGTTATGGAATGGTCAGCTCCAATCCTATagttgaaaaagagaaaaacaactTCAAATAAAACTTACTTACCGAAGCATGGATTCAAATCCCCCAAACTCTAGGGGATCCAAATTCCTAAGCTCCTGACTCCTGGCCACCAACTTGCAGCCAACTCTTTTCCAAAAGCAGTGCTTGCGTTTAGGCCTCATTGGAACAGGGTTTTAAGACTACTATATTGTTCTAAAGAAGGCAACTCAACCTTATTTTTAGACAATAAAATGCAGATTAATTTtgtcatggttttttttttttttttttttttttgtcacacaAATGTCTGAGAACTGAAAAAAACTAAGGgcatgttaagatataaaatgaataataaaatctacttattctcatcagtttaaacttttaagataagtgatgatttcatatgatattaaagtagaggttttgagtttgaactctgactctacactttattctatttaattaaatatttcacttgtTGGACCACCCATTGAGAAGGAGTCTGACCCACATATGAGGGGGAGtgtttagatataaaataaataataaaatctatctcctttcatcaactttaacttttagaacaagtgatgatttcacattACATATCTCTATGAGGAGCTGCTGGTTTGACAAATGCTATGGTAGGTGAAAAGTGTGTGaacatatttgtaattggaATCTAATTAGTCAACCAAAACAAAGGCTCATACCCTCTTTATTCTTTGAGCCGAACCGAGATATCTTGATTTGGAAGCCATCTATTTTGCAAATCCCCCAAACTTTAGAATCTTCCAACCGTTGTCGGAAAATGGAGATTATTTTTAACAGCTTCAAAAGGGTCGTTATAGACTAATGATTATCTCTGAAAACTAAACGGCAACAAAGTCTAAAAGGTTCATATTAGGCTTGCCATATTGGAGTAATGAAGATGTCTGACAAAATATCTGTTCAAAATTTTCCTCTTTGGAGACCGCAAATTTGACAATTGGGCATATTAAATTGATTCTGAAGTTAGGACTAAGCAATTATTGTAAGGTTGGGGAATGAGGATGTCACGCTTTAGACCATATATGGGAACTAGAACCTAGCTCTCTCAATTCTTACGGCACTTTTTACATAGTCGTTTCTTAGTTGGCAGGACTACTAAGTGCCAACTTCTCCTAAACTTTTAGAATATTGCAGCAAATAGCAATACCACCGAAAGGTGTTTGTTCAATGTTGAAACTCTCACTTCTCCCATACGGTTTGGTAAATGAGAGGTTTTGAGTTTCCATGGGACAGTGATATTAGGGGGTGCAAGACTCGTTCATGCTCGTTATCCGTATGTATAGGCTGAGATGGCTCAAATTAACCATCTCGAAGATATTGCACTAATGGATGGGACTAAGGTCGGATTGTGGCTCGACCCATCTAGAGGGAACGAATCATGTGAGTTCCCGACATGCTCGGCATTGTCTATCAACTTATGATTGTTCTCTCCTTCCATTTCTTAACTATATAAAGATAACATCGTGctaaattttacaataaattttgaaataatgaatatagacacaatatttttataataattttttttttttttttttttgtaaaataatgaactattttataacttaatttataaaatactcttaatttaaaacacaactgttaaaaaaaataaaaaataaaaataaaaataaaaataataaaaaaaaaaaaaaaaacgagagagagagagagagagagagaggtcctAAAAAACAACCTTTACGCCCCTAGTTTCATGCGATTGTTTTGTACTCGTCTGCACATAGTATTGACAACAAGGTGTTGTCAAGGGctagaatttttcaaactttcattaTTATAGATTTAAGTAGTTCTAACTTCTAGAATTGGGAATTCCTCGACGTCGTTGAATGTGAGAAACTAATTTGACATATGTACTCTTTTCTTGGATACAAGTGAGTTGACaatttccaaaataatatatagacgGAAGAGCTTTTAGAATATGAACGAAACTTGAACGCTTTGAaggtgaggtttttttttttttcttttcttttttgttttaagtaaGCAAATTTCATTAGGAAATGAACAGATGATAAATGTGGGGGTGGGGTTTCCCAATAAACACCCCAATACAATAACCACAGTGCAATAATCACAGTGTAAGAgtgatagaaaaagaaaataaaccacCGCTGGAGGTGGTGTAAGTTGTGGGTGCACTGCagtttattgttttgaaatattttttggagaaATCTGTAGtccttttttcaaaatcatcgATTAGAAAAAACGATAACATAGTAGAAAGATCGGCATCGGATGGACTGATCTACGacatatcatttttcttctcgtgCCTCTATGGTGGCGCGTGGAGGCCACACGCCAATGGTTGAGAGGTGAGATGGGGCAGATCTAAAAGATATAGAGGTAGAGAATTTGTTGATATGGCGCGTGTAGCTGACAGAGTCATCAAGGCGCAACGTTGCATGGAGACCACGAGCGTGAGGGTCACGCGCCAAGATTTTTGGTGCGATTCCACGTTGTCCCAGTAGATCGACGGTAGTAGGATTGCATGGTGGGGAGAATATCAACTGATAGTGGTCAGAGTATAGTAGATCTGATGAAAATCGAACCGATGAAAGGgggttgaaaaaaaaacactatcatGAAAGCATATTTACACAATGGTAGtggaaaagaaatagaaatggagAGAAGGGTGGAAAGCATATTCACATAATTCTCACCCTCTCCGGCAGAAGCACTCGGAGTGATTTGGACTTTCTAGAGAAAAGGAAGAGCTTCTCTTTCTAGAGTGAATGAAGAGCTCACGCGAGgttaactttatttttaaagtagtttcaagagagaaataaatacataaattgaatTTTGCAATAtctactaaatatttaatactgTCTTAACTCTCTGGAGCAATTATAAAGGCTATACAATCTATTTTACgtatctatttctttttcaagtaTTGACGTTATGCAAGTATTCTTAGGCAAACAATGTTTAGCACATTACATGTCTCCAAACTCGACTACAATTCAAAGTTGATATTCGCTGGGTTGTAATGTATGCATGGTTTGATCTGACTAGGCTCCTGAAGACGCAATAAAATTTACGAGATACCATGAACCATCCTCTTCGAGGGGAAAAAAACCTAAGGATATGCTTCGCAGTTCAGCAAAAATAACCAGTCTCCTAAGAACAAGGCATGACCATTTAATGGTTGATTCTAAAAACACTTGCTTGGACACAATTATCAAAATCTACTTTgaagatatattaatttttctatagAGCTGTCCAGATTTCACTtgatataacattaaaaaaaactctcCAGATTATCATCTAAGGTCATGCCAAAAACTCGTCTTCACAAATTACAACCACACCATTATTTTCTCTTCCTAcgtgaaataaaaaaaagaaaaagaaaaaaaagagcacAAAAAATGAGCCAATCTGGCAGGAACTTGTTGGCTCTTCAATGTGCCTAACAGAACTAATTTGCTATCATCTTACCACACTCAAAATACAAAGTTCTCTTCTTCTGCGCCGACAGAAATAGTTCTATCTCCCATCTCCCGGAGAGCAGCTGCCGTGGAGTCATCTATCCCCAAGAGATACTGCACACGAGACAGTTTCTCTGGTGCAGGCTCACTCTTGAGATATATAGCATACAAGTCAGATAGCTCCTCCGCCACTTCCCATGACAGTGGCTTCGAAGGTACAGCCTTGGCACAAGCCAACAAATCATTAAGAGAGGAAACCTGCAACAACAAAAAGAAGCCTTCAACCTATCCGTCCAAACATTCAAATCAATAACTGAATTGCCTTTCCAAAACCAATCAGTAAATAACAGGAATAAAAAAGTTCCAAAAAATCCATACCACTCCTTGTTGATTTCTCTGTCTTAGCAGTGCCACAGCCTGAATCAACGAATTTGATAATCTACTTCGTGCAAGCTCAATAACAACACTCCTTGCCTTATCCGCATTAATGCTGAGATCTGTTGGGAttttttcataaacttcttcGTCATTGAACTCTCCTGTGCCCGATGAGAAAATGTCATCTACAGTTTTTTTGAAGAGGTTCTCTCGCAAGCTCTCAGATATCATGTTATCTAATTCAACACCTGCTTCCTTAAGTTCTCTTATTTGCTTTATGGTTAGCCTTCCCTGACCAACAGCTGTTTCTATGGCAGCTGCCATCTTTGTAGTGGTTATACTCTTTATTATCTTCTGTGCATATTGTGCAGGCAAGCCAACTTGCTTCTGCAACTCATCAAGCTGCTCTATTCTGGCTTTTGTCAACTGTCCGTCAGCTAAAATCACCTCAGCTTGTTGCCTAAAAGCCTGCTCCGCGAGGCTCCTATGTACTTCCACGGTCTCCTTAGAACTCAAACCCAGGATCCCACCAAGCTGATTTAGGAGAACAAACTCTGAATCATCTTTTTTTGTAGTGATCTGAGCACCAAATGGAATCTTGGTCACTTCACCAGTTAGACAAAAGAGCAGATATGTCTTGTAGAGGTCAGTCCTATCTCTTTCTGGAAGGTCATCTTTGAGAGTTATCTCTGTCTGGCCTGGCTTCCCCAACTTTGCAGAAAGCTCCTTGCCAGGTCTTATCTTCCTAAGTGTCTGAATTGATTCCcattcctcatcctcctcttcaaCTTGTTTATCCTCAACTTCTTTGGCCTCCTCCTTTACAGGTTCTTCAGATGAGGTGTCAGACGACTTACCTTTTATATCAGCCACTAATTCAGTTACAACCAAAGTATTGAAAGCTATCATCTTCTTGAGTTCTTTTGCAGCCTCGGTTCGGTTGGCAGCAGCACGTGCTCGTTTTATGTAGTTGATGAAAATTTTTCGGACCTTATATTCGATTTGAGGGAAAGGAGAACATATGAGATTTGGATTCAAAACTTCCTCTGTAAACTATCAATGCAAAACACTCAAAGTAAAATACTCACTGCCTTGCTAGCAATAGACATGGCAACTTCCCTTGTCAGCCTTAAGCCATGCGCTGCCTTTTGCACAGATTTCTTCACATCAGCATCATAACCATCAACGCCAGCTGCAATTGCCTCCTTCACGGCCTGGAAAATAGAACAAAACTTAGCATAAATTTTCTGACAACGAGGAATCCCGAGACTATGCAAACACAAAATGCCTTTTACCCGGTTAAACCTTGGATCCATGTAACACGTCCTCATTATAAGGATCAAGTAAATCATTGGCTTTTCACTGATGGTATGTGACCCCTAACATTTGTTTGCACAAAAGGGCTCAGACCTTATACCTAGAAGGAGCATACCAGGACCACGGCCCTTACCatttgagccaacccctaggatTCACAAAGCTTAGCATAACTCAACAACCTAGCACACCAATTAGATTCAATTCAGTCTCAAGTCAAAAGTATATGACTTGGGATGAAGGTGCACAGTGAACGGGGAAACCAATGGATTCCATTGTCATAACACAACAGAAAACCATAAAACGGTATTCCTAAGGGAACCCCTAGGATTCACAAAGCTTAGCATAAATCAACAGCCTAGCACACCAATTAGACTCTATAATTCTGTCTCAACTAAAAAGTATATGACTTGAGATGAAGGTGCACAGTGAACGGGGAAACTAATGGATTCCATTGTCATAACACAACAGAAAACCATAAAACGGTATTCCTAAGGGAACCTATACTTCTGCTCTGACAACCAGATACCTTAGATGACTTTAGAAGATAAAGGGAACCAAGAAAAAGGTTACCTTTTCAAACAAACTGCCACAGATATCTGAGTGGGCTGCTTCAACAGTCTGCTGAGGTATACAGAGCATGACACGCAACCTCAGCAAGGCAGAAACATCATGCTCATCCAGTTCTCCATCAGCAACACATTGCTCAAGTTTTTGCCGGTAAATTTCttaagacaaaaagaaaaaaggttttaGGTACTATTTCCccaaaaaatataagcataaaaAGCATGtcttaacaattaaaaaaacacagaaaattcAACAACGTAATCAAGTTTGAATGACTACATATCACAAACCCTAATGGCATATTTTTGCAAATATATACCTTCTAAAAGCAAGTTTGTGAATACAGGTATGACAAATCTCTTACCTTCATGAATCGCACTAGCCTTTTGCGGATCAAAGTGCAACTCATCACAGAGGTTTTGAAGGAAGGCTGCTTTGCTATCTGCCATTTCTAAATCACCACTAGTAACAGCCTGTCCAAGTCGCTTACGATATACCTTCGAGGTTACATCTAGTGTGATGGCTTCTGCTTCCCTTTTGCCTAAACCAAATATGTTCCTCAACTGATGTAATCCAGCAAGCTACATCAAAGAATTATGCAAATAATTAGAAACAGGAGGATTCTGTAGGAATCAGAATGAGTGTCTAACAACGAACAGAGCTGAGCAAAAGCAAAATAAGCATCAGACATGCACCCAAAAGAAATGGATTTATATTGGTAATTAGAACTACATTATTATTTACCTTACCAAAGAAAAGTCTCTCTGCCAATAATGAGATTCCCTCACCCCTTCTAGTTTtctaatcattttattaattgtcAAAGTTTGCTCCATATAAATGTGTGCATGGAAATATAAACAACATGGAGAAGGACAATTTAGCATGAGATACAGAGATAGAACCCCTTGTCATGTGGATTccaactttacttttttttataagtaaaatgagaTACAAATAAAGGTAGATTCCAACTTTATATGACAGCATGGATCTTAACTAAGAGAAATGGAGCTGAGTCCATCATGAAATGATAAGTCAACATCAAAGCTGTTAGCAGCAATAGAAAGGTGAATTGAAAGAACCACCTATGACTTGGCTTAAAAAACAAACTTCCAGCACCATAAGAAAGAATTAGGGCTAATCCTTTTGCACTTTTCAATAAAACCTTAGATCACTTAtcataaaaaaggaaagaaagaaagaaaaaaaaaaaaaaaaaaagaaccatgGCAGGTTCACCAGACTGGTTTATATGCGATTATAGGATTAAGAACAGAGTTAAGCATAACATTTTGGAGTTTGAGGGATGTTCTGATTGTTTAAAAGGCACTCTTAGCTGAAAAAGATCATGGTTAATGCAGCtaagaaagaacaagaaaataatcTCCACAATCActtcctcaaaaaaaaaaaaattatattggaaAAATGAGAATCTTCATAGAATTCTTGTCCCAACAAGCTTTCCGTCGTCATTGCAACAATACTTTGACATTCGGTTTCTAGTTTGTgaagaattaaagaaaaaaggggTGAACTTGACTGGAAACATAAAAAGTGCAAGCCAGTGTCTGTTTACCTTGTTTTCTTCCAAG encodes:
- the LOC121238962 gene encoding cationic peroxidase 1-like; this translates as MGFHLHSYMFCFFAFFLLFGGGAFGQLSSNYYARTCPRALSTIKTAVNNAVSKEYRMGASLLRLHFHDCFINGCDASVLLDDTANFTGEKTAGPNANSLRGYEEIDTVKSQVESICPGVVSCADILAVAARDSVVALGGPSWTVQLGRRDSTTAGFEAANSEMPSPGMDLSDLISGFSNKGFTEKEMVALSGAHTIGEVRCLIFRERIYNETNIDSTYATSLKSNCSSTGGDDNLAPLDVTTPVAFDNAYFKNLVNSKGIMHSDQQLFNGGSTDSQVTTYSNNPTTFKADFANAMVKMGNLSPLTGSSGQIRTNCRKIN
- the LOC121238888 gene encoding protein TIC110, chloroplastic isoform X2 gives rise to the protein MNPSTLVNPPSATTQRSVLYSPFLNPLPLRTAASSGKFTLQRRRFRVSVPRNSSSSDGDQPVPSTSSPPPNVFGDKRELTGIQTLVANMSPPVRLVSSALFIGAAIAAGYGLGSRFGKSQTVALGGAAVLGVAGGAAAYALISCAPEVAAAELHNYVAGHGDPRAVNKDDIERIAKKYGVSKQDEAFNAELCDIYCRFVSSILPPGGEELKGDEADMIINFKKALGMDDPDAAAMHMEIGRRLFRQRLETGGRDGDIEQRRAFQKLIYISTLVFGEASTFLLPWKRVFKVTDSQVEIAIRDNAQRLYTSKLKSVGRDIDAEFLVSLRESQRSFRLSDELAMDLFKERARKLVEENISSALNKLKSRTRSAGITEVVEEIDLILAFNNLLISLKNHPNAENFAPGVGPVSLLGGDYDGDRKMDDLKLLYRAYVTDSLSKGRLEENKLAGLHQLRNIFGLGKREAEAITLDVTSKVYRKRLGQAVTSGDLEMADSKAAFLQNLCDELHFDPQKASAIHEEIYRQKLEQCVADGELDEHDVSALLRLRVMLCIPQQTVEAAHSDICGSLFEKAVKEAIAAGVDGYDADVKKSVQKAAHGLRLTREVAMSIASKAVRKIFINYIKRARAAANRTEAAKELKKMIAFNTLVVTELVADIKGKSSDTSSEEPVKEEAKEVEDKQVEEEDEEWESIQTLRKIRPGKELSAKLGKPGQTEITLKDDLPERDRTDLYKTYLLFCLTGEVTKIPFGAQITTKKDDSEFVLLNQLGGILGLSSKETVEVHRSLAEQAFRQQAEVILADGQLTKARIEQLDELQKQVGLPAQYAQKIIKSITTTKMAAAIETAVGQGRLTIKQIRELKEAGVELDNMISESLRENLFKKTVDDIFSSGTGEFNDEEVYEKIPTDLSINADKARSVVIELARSRLSNSLIQAVALLRQRNQQGVVSSLNDLLACAKAVPSKPLSWEVAEELSDLYAIYLKSEPAPEKLSRVQYLLGIDDSTAAALREMGDRTISVGAEEENFVF
- the LOC121238888 gene encoding protein TIC110, chloroplastic isoform X1, whose amino-acid sequence is MNPSTLVNPPSATTQRSVLYSPFLNPLPLRTAASSGKFTLQRRRFRVSVPRNSSSSDGDQPVPSTSSPPPNVFGDKRELTGIQTLVANMSPPVRLVSSALFIGAAIAAGYGLGSRFGKSQTVALGGAAVLGVAGGAAAYALISCAPEVAAAELHNYVAGHGDPRAVNKDDIERIAKKYGVSKQDEAFNAELCDIYCRFVSSILPPGGEELKGDEADMIINFKKALGMDDPDAAAMHMEIGRRLFRQRLETGGRDGDIEQRRAFQKLIYISTLVFGEASTFLLPWKRVFKVTDSQVEIAIRDNAQRLYTSKLKSVGRDIDAEFLVSLRESQRSFRLSDELAMDLFKERARKLVEENISSALNKLKSRTRSARGITEVVEEIDLILAFNNLLISLKNHPNAENFAPGVGPVSLLGGDYDGDRKMDDLKLLYRAYVTDSLSKGRLEENKLAGLHQLRNIFGLGKREAEAITLDVTSKVYRKRLGQAVTSGDLEMADSKAAFLQNLCDELHFDPQKASAIHEEIYRQKLEQCVADGELDEHDVSALLRLRVMLCIPQQTVEAAHSDICGSLFEKAVKEAIAAGVDGYDADVKKSVQKAAHGLRLTREVAMSIASKAVRKIFINYIKRARAAANRTEAAKELKKMIAFNTLVVTELVADIKGKSSDTSSEEPVKEEAKEVEDKQVEEEDEEWESIQTLRKIRPGKELSAKLGKPGQTEITLKDDLPERDRTDLYKTYLLFCLTGEVTKIPFGAQITTKKDDSEFVLLNQLGGILGLSSKETVEVHRSLAEQAFRQQAEVILADGQLTKARIEQLDELQKQVGLPAQYAQKIIKSITTTKMAAAIETAVGQGRLTIKQIRELKEAGVELDNMISESLRENLFKKTVDDIFSSGTGEFNDEEVYEKIPTDLSINADKARSVVIELARSRLSNSLIQAVALLRQRNQQGVVSSLNDLLACAKAVPSKPLSWEVAEELSDLYAIYLKSEPAPEKLSRVQYLLGIDDSTAAALREMGDRTISVGAEEENFVF